The DNA region CGTCTCGCCGGGGCGCGGCAGGCGCTCGCCGCTTTCGTGGGCGCCGATGCCGACGACCTGGCCTTCGTCGCCAACGCCACGGGCGGCGTGAACACCGTGCTCCGGTCGCTCCGCTTCTCGCCCGGGGACGAGCTGCTCACCACCGACCACGCCTACAACGCCTGCCGGAACGCCCTCGACTTCGCCGCCGGTCGGGCCGGCGCCCGGGTGGTGGTGGCGGCGATCCCGTTCCCGCTCGCCGCGCCGGAGGCGGTCGTGGAGGCCGTGCTGGCGCGGATCACGCCGCGGACGCGCCTGGCCCTCGTCGATCACGTCACGAGCCCGACCGGCCTCGTCTTGCCCCTCGAGCGCCTGGTCGCCGCGCTCGCTGGGCGCGGGGTGGAGGTGCTGGTGGACGGGGCGCATGCCCCCGGCATGGTCCCGCTGGATCTCGGAGCTCTCGGCGCGACCTACTACAGCGGCAACTGCCACAAGTGGCTCTGCGCGCCGAAGGGCTCGGCCTTCCTCTGGGTGCGGCGCGATCGCCAGCCCGACATCCGCCCGCTCACCATCAGCCACGGGGCCAGCGCCACGCGGCCGGGGCGCTCGCGCTTCCGCCTGGAGTTCGACTGGACGGGGACGGACGATCCCACCGCGTGGCTCGCGGTGCCGCGAGCCATCGAGTACCTGGGCTCGCTGCTCCCGGGGGGCTGGCCCGCGCTCATGGCGCGAAACCGCGCGCTAGCGCTGGAGGCGCGGCGCCTCCTCTGCGCCGCGGTCGGCTCCGCGCCCCCCTGCCCCGACGAGATGGCGGGCGCGCTCGCCAGCATCATCCTGCCCGACGGCCCCACGACCGAGATCGGCTGGCGCCGTCCCGATCCTCTCCAGCGGCGGCTCTACGAGGGCTGGGGCATCGAGGTCCCGGTGATGAGCTGGCCCGCCGCGCCCCGCCGTCTCGTGCGCATCTCGGCGCAGCTCTACAACGGCCTTGCCGACTTCGAGCGGCTCGCCGAGGCCCTCCGCCGCGAGCTGGCCGCCGAGCGCGACGAGCGCGCCTCGCCGGGGAGAGGCTGAGCGCGGCGGCCGCCGGGCGGCTCAGCCGTAGACGAGCGAGATCGTCTCGGCCACCATGGCCGGGCGGGCGGTGCCCTCCACCTCCATCGTCAACTCGAGGATCATCCGCACCGCGCCGTCGGCCGTCGGCTCGGCCGCCAGGAGCTTGCCGCGCAGCCGCACGCGCGAGCCCGAGGGCACCGGGGCCGGGAAGCGCACCTTGTTGCAGCCGTAGTTGATGCCCCGGCGCCTCCCCGTCACCTCGATCAGCTGGGGCCGGAGGCGCGGGATCAGCGAGAGCGTGAGGTAGCCGTGGGCGATGGTCTTGCCCCCGGGCATCTCCCGCCTGGCCCGCTCCACGTCCACGTGGATCCACTGGTGGTCGCCCGTGGCCTCGGCGAAGCGGTCGATCATCTCCTGGGTCACGGTGAGCCACTCCGACTGGCCCAGCTCCTGCCCCACATGCGCGATGAGGTCCTACGGCGTCGCGAGAGCAAGCATCGTTTCCTCCGATCGGGTGGGATGGCCTCCGCGGGCCATTATCGCCGGAGTCGGTCGCCGGGCGCACGCTTCGCCGGCCCTGACTCGACCCAGGCGTCCGCGCCCCTGTCCTCGGCGCATCCCGCTGTCGGCACCATGGTCGTGAGGCAGCCGGCTGATGTCTTCGGGGGGCCCAGGAGCGCGACCGTGGAGCGGGGTCGGCCGAGGTCACCCTGAGGCGGCTCGGATCTCCGGGATGGACCTCGGGGGCCCCGCTGCCCCTGAAGCAAACACCTCATTGTGCTGGCCTGACCTTCAGGCCTAGATGTGAGAGGCCCGGTCGGCGGGGCAAGGCCAGGGCAACCGCGAGGAGACAGGATGGCGCAGAGGACTGTGGAGGCGCAGCGGGGAGGACCGCGGGATCTCCAGGCCCGCGTGCTGGAGACCGGCCTCTGCACCGCCTGCGGGGCCTGTCTCGGTCACTGCCCGTATCTGAAGACGCTCGGGGAGCGCGTGGCCTTCATCCACCCCTGCCCGCTCCCGGAGGGGCGCTGCTTCGAGGTCTGCCCCCGCGCCGCGCTGGACCCGGACCGGCTGGACGCGCAGCTGGCCGGCGCGGGGCCGGCCGACCCGCTCCTGGGCCCGCACCTGGCGCTCCACTTCGCCCGCGCGCTCGACCCCGAGGTGAAGCGGCGCGGCCAGTACGGCGGCGTGACGACGGCGCTCACCCTCTTCGCGCTGGGCGCGGGGGCCGCGGAGGCCGCGCTCCTCACCGGCGGCAGCCCCACCGCCGCGCCCCATCCCGTCGTGGCCCGCGACCGCGCGACCGCGCTCGCCGCGGCGGGCACCAAGTACTCCGCCTGCGCGACGCTGGCACCGCTGGCGCCGCTGCTCCGGGAGGGCAGCGCCCCCCTCGCGGTGGTGGGCCGGCCATGCCAGGTCGCCGCGCTCCGCAAGCTCGAGGCGCGCGGGGAGGGCGGCCACCGTCTTGCGCTCGTCATCGGCGTCTTCTGCTTCTGGGCGCTGACGCCGCCCTTCTACCGCTTCCTCGCCTCGCGGGCGGATCTCGCGCCCGCCACGAAGATGGACATCCCCAAGGAGGGCGGCGTGGTCTTCTCCGTGAACGGCGGCGCCGTCCGCATCCCCCTCGACCAGGTGCGCCCGTTCATCCGGCCGGCCTGCCAGTCCTGCTTCGACCCCACCGCCGAGTGGGCGGATCTCGCGGTGGGCTCCACCGAGTACGATCCGGACTGGAACACGCTCGTGGTGCGGACGGCGCGCGGCCAGGCGCTCGTGGACGGGGCGGTGGCGGCCGGCGCGCTCGAGGTCACGCCGTATCCGGCCGAACGGATCCCGATCCTGCGCGCGGCCGTGCGCGGCAAGAAGATCAGAGTGCTCGCGGCGCTCGAGGCCGGACGCGCCGAGGCCGCGTATCTCGAGATCTCCCCCGAGCGCCGCGCCGCGCTCCAGCCCGAGGCGGAGGGCGGAGCATGAGCCTTCAGGCCCTCCGCACGGCCGGCCCCGGCCGCACCGTCGTCCTGAGCGGCAACGAGGCCATCGCGCGCGGCGCCATGGAGGCCGGGCTCGCCTACGCGGCGGCCTATCCGGGCTCGCCCTCCTCGGAGGTCCTGGCGAGCCTGGCCGCGATGGCCCGCGAGCGGGGCTTCCACGCCGAGTGGTCCACCAACGAGAAGGTGGCCATGGAGGGCGCGGCCGCCGCCTCGTTCGCCGGGCTCCGCTCCATCACGATCATGAAGGCTGACGGGCTCAACGTCGCCATGGACTTCCTCACCAGCCTCGCCTACTCGGGCACGCGCGGCGGCATGGTCGTGGTGGTGTCGGACGACCCCGGGGCCCACTCGAGCACCAAGGAAGAGGACACCCGCTATCTCGTGCGCGCCAGCCACCTGCCGCTCGTCGAGCCGGCCACGGTAGACGAGGCCAAGGAGATGACGCGCTGGGCCTTCGAGCTGTCGGAGGAGGTGGGCCTGCCCGTGATGCTCCGGAGCGTGACGCGCATCGCGCATGCCCGGGGCAGCGTGGATCTGGGCGCGCTCCAGGCCCCGCCGCGGACGGCGCGCTACGATCCCGGCGCCCGCTACTTCACCACGAGCGCGCTTCACCCGCTGCTCCACCAGCGCGCCGAGAGCGCCCGCGAGCGCTTCGAGACCTCGCCCTTCAACAGCTATCAGGGCCCTGCCGACGCGCGCCGGCTCGTGATCGTGACGGGGCCGGGCTTCACGTACGCCGTCGAGGCCGTGGAGCTCCTGGGCGTCTCGGGTGAGGTCGGGGTGCTCAAGCTCGCGACGACGTGGCCCTTGCCCGAGCGGTTGCTCCTCTCTCATCTCGGGCACGCCCGCGAGGTGCTCTTCCTCGAGGAGATCGAGCCCTTCATGGAGACCGAGGTGAAGGCGCTCTGGGCGCAGCACGCCGCCTCCCTCGGCGCCATCGCCTTCCTGGGCAAGGCCTCGGGGCATGTGGCCGGCGCCGCGGGCCCGGCCATCGGCGAGCTGACGCCCGAGATCGTGATTCAAGCCGTCTCGGCGCTGGCGGGGCGCCCCTTCGAGCCCCGGGCGCCGGAGTTCCGCCGGAAGGTCGAGGAGACACGGCTGCCCGAGCTGCCGGCGCGCGCGCTGGCCTTCTGCGCGGGCTGCCCGCACCGCGCCTCGTACTGGGCCATCAAGGCCGCGCTGGAGCTCGACGGCCGCGACGGCGTGGTCCTCGGCGACATCGGCTGCTACACGCTTGGCTCCATGCAGACGGGGTACTTCACCGTCAAGACCGTGCACGCCATGGGCTCGTCGGTGGGGCTCGCCTCCGGCTTCGGAAAGCTGAGCGGCTTCGGCTTCGAGCAGCCGGTGGTGGCCGTGGTGGGCGACTCGACCTTCTATCACGCGGTGGTGCCGGCCCTCGTCAACGCCCGTTACAACGACTCCCGCCTGCTCCTCGCGGTGCTGGACAACTCGACGACGGCGATGACCGGGCATCAGCCGCATCCGGGGACAGGCCGGTCGGCCACGGGCGAGCCGGCGCCGCCGCTGCCCATCGAGAGCGTGGCCCGGTCGCTGGGGCTCGCGGTGGAGATCCAGGATCCGCTCCGGACCGAGGAGACCGTCGAGAGCGTCTACCGCCTGCTCCAGACCGACGGGGCGAAGGTCCTGATCCTCCGCAGCCCCTGCGCGCTCCTGCCCTGGGTGAAGCGGAGCCGCCGCGCCATGGTGGATCCCGAACGGTGCATCGGCGAGGCCTGCGGCTGCGCCCGACTCTGCAACCGCGTCTTCTCCTGCCCCGCGCTGGTCTGGGACAGCGCGCGCGGGCGGGCGCGCGTGGACGAGGTCCTCTGCGCCGGCTGCGGCGTCTGCGTGGATCTCTGCCCGCGCGAGGCCATCCGGCTCGACGCCGTCGCCTGAGGGAAAGGACGGAGGCATGCGGATCGACCCCCGGAAATGCGTGGCCTGCGGCAACTGCGTGGCGGTGTGCCCCATGGGCGCCATCGCCATCGACCCCGTGAGCCATCGGGCCGTCGTGGACGCGGACGAGTGCGTGGAGTGCTACAGCTGCTATCGCGGGATGTCGCGGGAGCATCTTCCCCCCGCCGTGGTGCGCGCCATCAGGGGCATCGCGCGCCTCGCCCGCTTCCGCTTCGACCCGGAGCCCGACGTCTGCCCCACGGGCGCCTTCACCGAGACGGAGCTCTCCTGGCCGCGCACGCTCCGCCGGGCCTTCTCGGACCCTGTCGTCCCCCACGAGTCCACGGGCCTCGCCGGCCGCGGCACCGAGGAGGTCAAGACCAACGACGTCACCGGCCGCGTGAGGCGCGGCGAGGCGGGCTTCACGGTGGAGTTCGGGCGGCCGGGCATCGGCGCGCGCTTCCGGGACATCGACCGCGTGACGCGCGCGCTGGCTGCCGCCGGGGCCCGTTTCGAGCAGGCCAATCCGGTCACCTCCCTGATGAGCGACCCCGCCGCCGGGCGGATCCGGGAGGACATCCTCGGCGAGAAGGTACTCTCGGCCATCGTGGAGCTGAAGACGCCGATGGCCAGCGTGCCGGAGATCCTGCGCGCTCTCCGCGCGGTCGCCGGCGGGGTGGAGACCGTGATCTGTCTCGGTGTTTCCGCGCGCTGCGACGCCGGCGGCGACACGGAGCTGGCCGAGGTGCTGCGGGCCGAGGGCTTCGCCTTCTGGCGCGGGAAGACCAATCTCGGCCTCGGGCGCCCGCTCTGGGGGGATGCGGCATGACCAACACGCTCCACCGCTACGGCAGCCCCGAGAGCCTCCGCGACGACTACGTCGTCTTCGCGATGTCGACCAGGGCCAATGCCGAGGGCTGCGTGCCCAGGCTCCGGGCCTTCCTCGAGATCGCGCAGAAGCACGGGCCCGTGAACCTCGGCACCGGGAAGCAGGGGGGCTTCCACCGGCCGTCGCCCCACCTCACGCCCCTGGTCCACTGGCGGCGGGACGGCGGGCTCACCGCCGCCGAGGTCATCGCGGGCGTGGACGCCCCGACCGTGGTCTGCGCCGTCTTCGAGGAGCTGGACCGCGTGCGCGCGTTCCTCGCCGAGCTACGCGAAAGGGACCTGGGCCTCTCCGTCAACGTCAGCGGGCTCACCGACGAGGCGCGGCGCGCCGCGGCGGCCGCCGGCCTGGTGCGCCACAGCGTGGAGTTCTCGCTGGGATTCTGCCTCGGGCAGACCGACCGGATGCCCGACCGCCGGACGCTCGAGCTGGCGACCATGTGCGGGCACGGCATGATCTCCTTCGGCCTCGTGGACAAGCTCGTTCTCCTCGTCAAGGAGGGGCGCCGGACGCCGGCGGAGGCCAGCCGCTGCCTGGCGCGCTTCTGCTCCTGCGGGGTGTTCAACCTGGCGCGGGCCGAGCGGCTCCTCGAGGCTGCGCGCGCGGGACGATGAGCGCGCTCCGGTCGATCAACGTCGTCATCGCCGGCGTCGGGGGCCAGGGCAATGTCGTGGCCTCGGAGCTCCTGGCCTCGGCGCTGTCGGGCCACGGCTATCGCGTCAGCGTCGGCGAGACCTTCGGGGCCTCGCAGCGGGGCGGCTCGGTGATGAGCCACGTGCGCGCGGCCCGGGACGCCACGCCGGGGCCGCTGGTCCCGAAGGGGCTGGTGGACGTCATCGTCGCCTTCGAGCCGCTCGAGGCGCTCCGGATCCTCGCCGACTACGGCCGGGAGACGACGCGCGTGCTGGTCAACCCGCGTCCCGTCTACCCGCTGGCGGTCCAGGTCGGCGAGGCGAGGTACCCGGAGCCGGCCGAGCTCCTCGCCGCCCTCCGCCGGCTCGCCGCGGAGGTGCTCGTCGTCGAGAGCACCGAGCTGGCCCGCCAGGCGGGAGACATGCGGGCCCAGAACCTGGCCCTCCTCGGGGCGCTGGCCGGCTCGGGCTGGCTCCCGGTGGAGGCCGAGACCCTCGAGGCGCTCCTCGCCGAGCGCTTCCTCGACGAGGTCCTCCGCCTCAACCGTGCCGCCTTCCGCCTGGGCCTCGAAGCCGCGCGCGCCCTCGTCGCCCCCCGCTGAGCGGGAAGCGGTCCCGGCGCGATTGCGATCGGGCGATCGGCTGCGGGATGCCCTCGACCCGCGCGTGGGGTGACGGCCCGTCCCCCGGCGCCCCGCTCGGCTCCGTCGTCGGGAGCGCCAGGTACGACCGAGACCGTCGCTTGACCACGATCCCAACGGGGGCGCACCATGACTCGGGGCCCGCGGGCGAAGGCCCGGACGGCCCGACACGGCATCAGGAGAGAGATCATGGTCGAGCTCACGGCAGAACAGGAGGCGATCCGGCAGACCGTGAACAGGATCTGCCGCGAGCACCTCGCTCCCAGGGCCGCGGACATGGACAGGACCGGCGAGTTCCCCTGGGACATCCTCGCGGAGTTCGCGAACGCGGGCCTCACCAGCATGTTCTTCCCGGTGGAGTACGGAGGGCTGGGCAAGGACCTCGTCACCAGCACGATGGTGGTCGAGGAGATCTCGAAGTTCAACACGGCCACCGCCCACACCTTCACCGGCATCGCGAGCAGCCGGCTCCCCCTCCTGATCGCGGGGAGCGAGGAGCAGAAGCGACGCTACATGCCCAGGCTCATCCGCGAGACGGGGATCACCTGCCTGTCCATCACCGAGCCGAATGCGGGCTCCGACGTGGCAGGGATGGAGACGCGCGCGGAGCGGGACGGCGACAGCTACGTCCTGAACGGGCGCAAATGCTTCGCGACGAACGGCTCGGTGGCGGCGCTGTACTTCATCTTCGCGGTGACCCAGCCGGGGGCCGGGGCGCGCGGGATCTCCTGCTTCCTCGTGGAACGCGGAACGCCGGGCCTGACGTCCGGCCGGATCGAGGACAAGGTGGGGCTCAGGGCCTCGAACGTCTCCGAGCTGATCCTCGAGGACGTGCGCGTTCCCGCGGCGAACCGGATCGGCGCCGAGGGGGAAGGGTTCCGGATCTGCATGCTCGCCCTCGACAAGGCCCGGCTCGACGCCGCGGCCCTGGGCGTGGGGCTCGCCCAGGGCGCCCTCGACTACGCGGTCCGGTACGCCAAGTCTCGCGTGCAGTTCAACCAGCCGGTGGCCGACTTCCAGGGGATGCAGTTCCTCTTCGCCGATATGGCCACGAGCCTGGCAGCCGCCCGCGCGCTCACGTACCAGGCCGCGCGGCGGATGGAGCACGGGGACCCCGCCACCAGTCACTTCTGCGCCATGGCAAAGCTCTTCGCCTCGGACATGGCCATGAAGGTCACCGTGGACGCCGTCCAGGCGCTGGGCGGATACGGCGTGGTGAGAGATCATCCCGTGGAGCGGATGATGCGGGACGCGAAGATCCTCCAGATCTTCGACGGCACGAACCAGATCCAGCGGGTGATCATCGCGCGGGGCCTCCTCCGGTGAGGCGGCAGGGCTGGTGTTCAACTTCGCGAAGCACCGGCGCTGGAGCGCCAGCTCACTTTGCCTGCGACGTGTAGAATTGCACGAGCCCCAGGATGTCCTGCCAGACCAGCCGGCCGATCGGGCCCGAGCTGTATTGCGCCACCACGATGGTCTTGTCCGGCTTCACGACGAAGCCCGTGGACTGGAGAATCCCACGCCGCTCCTCGTAGAAGGCGCCCAGGGCGGCCGCGGTGTCCCGGACGGGCAGCCCGTAGCCGACGGGGAACGTGAGCGAGTGCTCGGCGACCGTCTCCTTGGCCTTCTCCAGGGGATCCGTGGAGGCGGCGACCACCGTGATCCCCGCCTCCTGGAGCTTGGCCTGGGCCCGCTCGAAAGCAGCCAACTGCTGCTTGCAGTACGGTCACCAGTGGGCGCGGTAGAGCAAGAGCACGCCCCAGCCCTCGCCGAAGCGGTCGGGTACCGTGATGCGCCCGTGCGCCACCGTCTCCATCGCCACCGTGGGGAGTCTCTCGCCGCTGTCCAGGAGCCTCGTGTCTGCTCTCGTCATTGTCCGCTCCTTCCTTCCCGGGTCACTGCCCGGGCCAACTGCCTGCGCATCAGCGAGCGCTTGCGGGCGGCTCTGCGCGCCCGCGCTACCCGGTCGACCGCGGATCGAAGTCCGGCTGGAGCTGGAGGGTATCAGCGATCTTGGTCACCGTATTGAAGAGCTGAACGACCTCGATGGCTTCGGTCAGCGCGCGGTCAGACAGCCCAAGCCGACGCGCTTCACGAAGGTGAAAGTCGACACCATAGTCCGACTTGCCGGTCATCGAGGCCGCCAGCGCGAGGACCTCCTTCATGCGACGGTCGAGGGCCCGGTCCGCGAAGGCCTCCCGCGTCGCGGCCCAGTACCCCTGGAGGAATCCGACGTCGCGCCCCATCCACCGGAACACCGCCGGGGGTCGATCCACGGCATAGAAGCCGACGATGTCATCGAACACCATCTTGAGCTCGGGAGAGGCGTCGGCTGGATCGGGGAGCGGGAGAACTGGCTGCCGTGCCGACGGAGAGAACTCCAGCGGGAGGCGGAGGCCATCGGCGACCGCGTTGAGCGCGTGGGTCACGCCGGCCACGTAGGCCACCTCGTACCAGATCCGATCGTCGGCCAGCCCTTGCAGCTTCCCGGCTGCGCTGTGTGCGACCAGTCAATACTCGCACACGTTGATGGCGCTCACCATGCTGGCGATGAGCTCCTTCTGGGCGCGCGTCAGAGCGCCATCGGCCATCGCGCGTCGGGAGGCGCGCCCGTAGGGCCGACCGAACTCGGGAACGGTCAGCAGCACACGGCTCATCTTGGGGACGAAGTCGATCTTGAACCACGCCTTCGTACCCTCGAAGACTTTCTGATCCTCCGCTGCCAGGTCGTGCGCTTCGGGGACTCGGACGATCTCCATGACATGCTCCTTGAAGGCTAGTCCTCGAGTTGGTCGAGGCTGCTGACGACGGCATCGGCGGCCACACCGAGTTCTTCCGCTGGTGCGCTCAGCCGATTACACCAGGCCACTCGGTAGCCGAACGCTTTCGCACCGACGACGTCCCAGGCGTTGGAAGACACGAACAAGAGCGCGCTCGCCGGAATGCTCAACGTCTCAGGCCCGAGCGCGTAGACTCGCGGCGACGGCTTGTAGGTCTTAACCTGGTCGACCGAGATGATGTGCTCCAGGCAATGGCCGAGCCCGCTCGACGCGACGGCCGCCGCGAGCATCCTCGGCGACCCGTTGGAGAGGATCGCGCGCGGCCGGCCCTCGAGACGCTCCAGTGCGGCCTTGACTTCGGGGAAGCACGCCAGGCTCAGATACGCCTCGATGAGCCGGCAGATCTGCGCTTCGCTCGTGGTGAGGCGAAGGCGGCGGATCGCGTACCGGAGGGCGGACTCGGTGACGGCCCAGAAGTCCTCGTAGCGGCCCATGAGCGCCCGGAGCCAGGTGTATTCGAGTTGCTTCTGGCGCCAGGTTGCCGACAGAGCCACCGGGTCGTCCGTCACCTCTCGTGCCGCATCGACCACCGAATGGACGTCGAACAGGGTCCCGTAGGCGTCGAACACGTACCCCCGGACGCGCGTTCCCATGAGACCGCCCTCGCTCCGAATCGTTGGTAGGTGTGACGACTGTGTTACGTGACGAGTTGGATCGCCTTCCGCCCGAGGCGCGTGATCAGCGCAGGATCGTTCTCGGCCGTTGCCACGAGTAAGATGCCTTCCATGTACGCCACGAGCGCCTGGGCGTTCATGGCCGGATCGATGCCGGGAAGATCGCCGGCCGCGATTGCCTCTCTGAGCGCTCCCTCGAAGTAGGATGCGATCGCTTGAAAGATCTGGCGCAGCTTCCGGCGGATCCGTTCATCCTGGCTGCTCATCTCTCCGGACAGGTTCCCGAACGGGCAACCCCGGACCTGCCCGGTCCGTTTTTTCGTCGCCGCCTGCACCTTGGCGAGCAGATCGAAGAACCGCCCGAGTCGCTGGATCGGAGGCAGATCGTCTCGGAAGGCTGGTTCCAGCACCAGTTCCGTGGTCTTCCGCCAGTGCCAGTCCAGCGCGGCGAGCGTGAGCGCATGTTTGGAGCGAAAGAAGTGGTAGAAGCTTCCTTTCTTGACCCCTGCTCGTTGGCACAGTGCCTCGACGCCCACGCTCGCGTAGCCCCGGGCATGCAGCAGGTCGGCGGCAGTCGCCACCAGCCTTTCGTTGGCGTCGCTCGTCCGTCCCATATAGATGACCAGTCAAGTATAGTCGGCCTCACCGGATTGTCAACTCCTTCTATGCGCGCAGCTACAGTAAGACCATGCCGGTCAGCATCATCATTCCCACGCTGAACGAAGAGGCGGAGCTCCCGGGCTTGCTCGGCTCGCTCGGGATGCTGAGCGGTCGGCCCGAGATCCTCTTCGTCGATGGCGGCAGCCGAGACGGGGGGCCCGCTCTCGTGCGCCAGGCAGGCTACTCCGCCGTCGACAGCCCCCCTGGTCGGGCCCTGCAGATGAACCTCGGGGCACACGTGACCCGGGGTGAGGTGCTGGTGTTTCTGCACGCCGATAGCCGCTTGCCAGCCGATAGCCTGCGCGCGATCGAAGCGGCCATGGGCGATCCCGCCGTCGTGGGCGGCCGCCTCGACCTCGTCTACGAGAGAGCGGAATGGCCGTACCCCTGGATCGCTCGGCTCGGCAACCTCCGCTCGCGGCTCACCAGGATCTTCACGGGAGATCAGACGATCTTCGTCCGGCGCGCGGCGTTCGACGCCGTGGGAGGGTATCCGGAGATTCCGCTCATGGAGGACATCGAGCTCTCTCGCCGGCTGAAGCGTCTCGGGCGGGTCGGCTGCCTGCGGGCGCCCGTCGTCGGCTCGACGCGGAAGTGGCGGCGCGAGGGGGTGTGGCGAACGATCGGCCTCATGTGGCTGCTCCGGTGCCTGTACGCGCTGGGCGTGTCGCCGGCGTCTCTTCACCGGCTCTACTACGGCCTCGATCCCGCGAAGCGGCCCCCGTCGACGCCGCCATGACCCCCGGCAGCGACCCGGACGCACCCGGCATCCATCGCCCGGGGGGGCCGCCCCGGCCCTCATCACGCGCCTCCCCGCCGTCGATCCCGCGCCCCCCGCCGGCCCGCAAGAAGGGCCATGAACCTCGGCTGGAAGATCAGGACCAGCACCCCGAGCAGGGTCAGCGTCCCCACCGTCCACAACAGCGCTTGGCCGGAGGACCCGCCAAGGTGGCCGAGATAGCTGTACACCAGCGTGGCCGGCACCATACCGACGGCCGTCGCCGTCAGGAAGCCGGCGAACGACATCGGCGTAAGCCCCGCCCCGTAGCTGACCACGTCGAAGGAGACCACCGGACTCAGCCGCCCGATAAGGACCGCATACGGGCCGAAGCGGGCGAAGAACGCGTCGCTCCACGCGAGAGCGCGGGGACTCACGAGCCGCCCGACCGCGGGGCGTCCGAGGATGCGACTCAGACCGAAACAGAGGGCGGCGGCGCCAAGCGCACTCCCCCACGAGAGCAGTCCGCCCCACCATGCGCCGAACATCAGCCCGTTGACATAGGTGATCGCGGAAGCGGGCAGCGGCGCGATGACCGCCTGGAGGACCATCAGCCCCCCGGAGACCAGGGGCGCCCAGGCGCCGAAGGAGAGCACGTAGACGCGGAGCCCCGCGATGTCGCCGTGAGCCAGAACCCGGACCGGCTCCGGCGGCTCGCCGCGGAGCGCGAGGACCAGCGCCACCACGCCGCCCGCGAGCGCCAGCGCGAGCAAGACCCCCCGCCGGCTATTCACGTGACCGGGTCATTCGAAGCGGTGCCTTCGCCAGGCCTAGCCCGGCGCGACGATGGCCCCCGGCTCGGTGGGCAGGCGGTGAAGAGCTGGACGGCGACGGCGAGGGCCACATCTCGCACGGCCGGCGCCTAGAACCGGCCCCGGGCCCGCTCCCGGGCCGGAAGGCTCTCGAGGCAGGTGGTCCACCAGCCCGTGCGGACGGTCTCGGCGAATTCTGGCGGGAGACCTTCGGCATCCATCTGGCGGGCAAGCGTCGAATGGTCGTACCGGACCGGCACGAACTCGACCTCCAGCTCGGCGTCCGCGGTGAGGAGCGCGTACCAGACCCGGGGCGAGCCATCGTTCTCCGGACGACCGATCGCGCCGACGTTGACCAGGTGCTGTCCCCCGGGCAGGGCACGGTGCCACTTGATGCCGGTGTGGGT from Candidatus Rokuibacteriota bacterium includes:
- a CDS encoding aminotransferase class V-fold PLP-dependent enzyme, which gives rise to MRELWPLERGVVFLNHGSFGACPTEVLRHQAALRDEMEAAPVRFLSRELDDRLAGARQALAAFVGADADDLAFVANATGGVNTVLRSLRFSPGDELLTTDHAYNACRNALDFAAGRAGARVVVAAIPFPLAAPEAVVEAVLARITPRTRLALVDHVTSPTGLVLPLERLVAALAGRGVEVLVDGAHAPGMVPLDLGALGATYYSGNCHKWLCAPKGSAFLWVRRDRQPDIRPLTISHGASATRPGRSRFRLEFDWTGTDDPTAWLAVPRAIEYLGSLLPGGWPALMARNRALALEARRLLCAAVGSAPPCPDEMAGALASIILPDGPTTEIGWRRPDPLQRRLYEGWGIEVPVMSWPAAPRRLVRISAQLYNGLADFERLAEALRRELAAERDERASPGRG
- a CDS encoding acyl-CoA dehydrogenase family protein; this translates as MMVELTAEQEAIRQTVNRICREHLAPRAADMDRTGEFPWDILAEFANAGLTSMFFPVEYGGLGKDLVTSTMVVEEISKFNTATAHTFTGIASSRLPLLIAGSEEQKRRYMPRLIRETGITCLSITEPNAGSDVAGMETRAERDGDSYVLNGRKCFATNGSVAALYFIFAVTQPGAGARGISCFLVERGTPGLTSGRIEDKVGLRASNVSELILEDVRVPAANRIGAEGEGFRICMLALDKARLDAAALGVGLAQGALDYAVRYAKSRVQFNQPVADFQGMQFLFADMATSLAAARALTYQAARRMEHGDPATSHFCAMAKLFASDMAMKVTVDAVQALGGYGVVRDHPVERMMRDAKILQIFDGTNQIQRVIIARGLLR
- a CDS encoding Coenzyme F420 hydrogenase/dehydrogenase, beta subunit C-terminal domain; translated protein: MAQRTVEAQRGGPRDLQARVLETGLCTACGACLGHCPYLKTLGERVAFIHPCPLPEGRCFEVCPRAALDPDRLDAQLAGAGPADPLLGPHLALHFARALDPEVKRRGQYGGVTTALTLFALGAGAAEAALLTGGSPTAAPHPVVARDRATALAAAGTKYSACATLAPLAPLLREGSAPLAVVGRPCQVAALRKLEARGEGGHRLALVIGVFCFWALTPPFYRFLASRADLAPATKMDIPKEGGVVFSVNGGAVRIPLDQVRPFIRPACQSCFDPTAEWADLAVGSTEYDPDWNTLVVRTARGQALVDGAVAAGALEVTPYPAERIPILRAAVRGKKIRVLAALEAGRAEAAYLEISPERRAALQPEAEGGA
- a CDS encoding indolepyruvate oxidoreductase subunit beta, translated to MSALRSINVVIAGVGGQGNVVASELLASALSGHGYRVSVGETFGASQRGGSVMSHVRAARDATPGPLVPKGLVDVIVAFEPLEALRILADYGRETTRVLVNPRPVYPLAVQVGEARYPEPAELLAALRRLAAEVLVVESTELARQAGDMRAQNLALLGALAGSGWLPVEAETLEALLAERFLDEVLRLNRAAFRLGLEAARALVAPR
- a CDS encoding MaoC family dehydratase; this encodes MAHVGQELGQSEWLTVTQEMIDRFAEATGDHQWIHVDVERARREMPGGKTIAHGYLTLSLIPRLRPQLIEVTGRRRGINYGCNKVRFPAPVPSGSRVRLRGKLLAAEPTADGAVRMILELTMEVEGTARPAMVAETISLVYG
- a CDS encoding ferredoxin family protein, producing MRIDPRKCVACGNCVAVCPMGAIAIDPVSHRAVVDADECVECYSCYRGMSREHLPPAVVRAIRGIARLARFRFDPEPDVCPTGAFTETELSWPRTLRRAFSDPVVPHESTGLAGRGTEEVKTNDVTGRVRRGEAGFTVEFGRPGIGARFRDIDRVTRALAAAGARFEQANPVTSLMSDPAAGRIREDILGEKVLSAIVELKTPMASVPEILRALRAVAGGVETVICLGVSARCDAGGDTELAEVLRAEGFAFWRGKTNLGLGRPLWGDAA
- a CDS encoding 4Fe-4S binding protein encodes the protein MSLQALRTAGPGRTVVLSGNEAIARGAMEAGLAYAAAYPGSPSSEVLASLAAMARERGFHAEWSTNEKVAMEGAAAASFAGLRSITIMKADGLNVAMDFLTSLAYSGTRGGMVVVVSDDPGAHSSTKEEDTRYLVRASHLPLVEPATVDEAKEMTRWAFELSEEVGLPVMLRSVTRIAHARGSVDLGALQAPPRTARYDPGARYFTTSALHPLLHQRAESARERFETSPFNSYQGPADARRLVIVTGPGFTYAVEAVELLGVSGEVGVLKLATTWPLPERLLLSHLGHAREVLFLEEIEPFMETEVKALWAQHAASLGAIAFLGKASGHVAGAAGPAIGELTPEIVIQAVSALAGRPFEPRAPEFRRKVEETRLPELPARALAFCAGCPHRASYWAIKAALELDGRDGVVLGDIGCYTLGSMQTGYFTVKTVHAMGSSVGLASGFGKLSGFGFEQPVVAVVGDSTFYHAVVPALVNARYNDSRLLLAVLDNSTTAMTGHQPHPGTGRSATGEPAPPLPIESVARSLGLAVEIQDPLRTEETVESVYRLLQTDGAKVLILRSPCALLPWVKRSRRAMVDPERCIGEACGCARLCNRVFSCPALVWDSARGRARVDEVLCAGCGVCVDLCPREAIRLDAVA